One Nyctibius grandis isolate bNycGra1 chromosome 26, bNycGra1.pri, whole genome shotgun sequence DNA window includes the following coding sequences:
- the MIEN1 gene encoding migration and invasion enhancer 1, with translation MSGGAEVAAGPEAEPESERRVRIVVEYCEPCGFEPTYQELASAVKEEYPDIEIESRLGGTGAFEIEINGQLVFSKLENGGFPYEKDLIEAIRRARNGEPLEKITNSRPPCVIL, from the exons ATGAGCGGCGGGGCCGAGGTGGCGGCCGGGCCCGAGGCCGAACCGGAGTCCGAGCGGCGGGTCCGCATCGTGGTGGAGTACTG cgAGCCCTGCGGCTTCGAGCCCACGTACCAGGAGCTGGCGAGCGCCGTGAAGGAGGAGTACCCCGACATCGAGATCGAGTCCAGGCTGGGGGGCACAG GTGCCTTCGAGATTGAGATCAACGGGCAGCTGGTCTTCTCCAAGCTGGAGAACGGAGGCTTTCCCTACGAGAAGGAC CTGATCGAAGCGATTCGCAGAGCGAGGAATGGGGAACCGCTGGAGAAAATCACCAACAGCCGCCCTCCCTGCGTCATCCTGTAG
- the ERBB2 gene encoding receptor tyrosine-protein kinase erbB-2: MIPPRGCLGAALLLAALCPAAAAEVCTGTDMKLLRPSSPESHYETLRHLYQGCQVVQGNLELTYLPPDADTTFLKDIKEVQGYVLIAENQVSGLELRSLRIIRGTQLFQERYALAVVGNAGPAGTPGLRQLGMRHLTEILKGGVRIERNPQLCFQETILWADIFHRHNELRGETWVESTRSRSCPDCRALCAEGHCWGEGPQDCQTLTNSICHGCPRCKGTKPTDCCHEQCAAGCTGPKHSDCLACLNFNRSGICELHCPPLVIYNSDTFESVPNRDGRYTFGASCVSRCPYNYLATEVGSCTLVCPQNSQEVTVNSVQKCEKCSKPCPEVCYGLGVDFLKGVRAVNASNIQHFAGCTKIFGSLAFLPETFAGDPSTNTPPLDPKLLRIFESLEELTGFLYIAAWPPGLQDLGVFQNLRVIRGRVLHNGAYSLTLRDAAVRALGLRALREISSGMVLVHHNPQLCFLQKVPWDSIFRNPRQRLFQTHNKPPEQCESEGLVCFHLCTHGHCWGPGPSQCVACERFLRGQECVASCNLLDGAVREHANGTRCLPCHPECQPQNGTETCFGSEADQCVACAHYKDGQQCVRRCPSGVKADASFVPVWKYPDEDGVCQLCPTNCTHSCTIRDEDGCPVDQKPSQVTSIIAGVVGALLVVVLLLITVVCVKRRRQQERKHTMRRLLQETELVEPLTPSGALPNQAQMRILKETELKKVKVLGSGAFGTVYKGIWIPDGESVKIPVAIKVLRENTSPKANKEILDEAYVMAGVGSPYVSRLLGICLTSTVQLVTQLMPYGCLLDYVRENKDRIGSQDLLNWCVQIAKGMSYLEEVRLVHRDLAARNVLVKSPNHVKITDFGLARLLDIDETEYHADGGKVPIKWMALESILRRRFTHQSDVWSYGVTVWELMTFGAKPYDGIPAREIPDLLEKGERLPQPPICTIDVYMIMVKCWMIDSECRPKFRELVTEFSRMARDPQRFVVIQNDMAGLPGSIDSTFYRALLEEEDMDDLVDAEEYLVPHQGFFSAETSTTYRSRISSSRSTAETPADAEEGEGLATFPFPAQGLAEGPEGPVPEVPEGDGGAKVAVQSPSAREPGTLPRYSEDPTGLAAEESEDPEGFTAPAPHPTMPEYVNQAGERRSPPRHPRAPPSPPDKPKGHQGKNGLIKEAKHPFPGPFGHAVENPEYLAPPGPPAPFSQAFDNPYYWNQDPPKAGGPEGGPGTTPTAENPEYLGLAGPDGGAA; this comes from the exons TCTGCACGGGGACCGACATGAAGCTGCTGCGTCCCTCCAGCCCCGAGAGCCACTACGAGACCCTGCGGCACCTCTACCAGGGCTGCCAGGTGGTGCAGGGCAACCTGGAGCTCACCTACCTGCCCCCCGACGCCGACACCACCTTCCTCAAg GACATCAAGGAGGTGCAGGGCTACGTGCTGATCGCGGAGAACCAAGTGAGCGGGCTGGAGCTGCGGAGCCTGCGCATCATCCGCGGGACGCAGCTCTTCCAGGAGCGCTACGCCCTGGCCGTGGTGGGCAACGCCGGCCCCGCCGGCACGCCGGGGCTGCGCCAGCTCGGCATGCGGCACCTCACAG AGATCCTCAAGGGCGGGGTGCGCATCGAGAGGAacccccagctctgcttccaGGAGACCATCCTCTGGGCCGACATCTTCCACCGGCACAACGAGCTCCGCGGCGAGACCTGGGTGGAGAGCACCCGCAGCCGCAGCT GTCCCGACTGCCGGGCGCTGTGTGCCGAGGGGCACTGCTGGGGCGAGGGGCCGCAGGACTGCCAGACGC tGACCAACAGCATCTGCCACGGCTGCCCCCGCTGCAAGGGCACGAAGCCGACCGACTGCTGCCACGAGCAGTGCGCCGCGGGCTGCACCGGCCCCAAGCACTCCGACTGCCTG gcATGCCTGAACTTCAACCGGAGCGGGATCTGCGAGCTGCACTGTCCCCCCCTCGTCATCTACAACTCGGACACCTTCGAGTCGGTGCCCAACCGGGATGGACGTTACACCTTCGGGGCCAGCTGTGTCAGCCGGTGCCCCT aTAACTACCTGGCGACAGAGGTGGGGTCCTGCACCCTCGTGTGCCCCCAGAACAGCCAGGAGGTCACGGTCAACAGCGTCCAGAAGTGTGAGAAGTGCAGCAAGCCCTGCCCAGAGG TGTGCTACGGGCTGGGGGTGGATTTCCTGAAGGGCGTCCGCGCCGTGAACGCCTCCAACATCCAGCACTTCGCCGGCTGCACCAAGATCTTCGGCAGCCTGGCCTTCCTGCCCGAGACCTTCGCCGG GGACCCCAGCACCAACACGCCGCCCCTCGACCCCAAACTGCTGCGGATCTTCGAGAGCCTGGAGGAGCTGACGG GCTTCCTCTACATCGCTGCCTGGCCGCCCGGGCTGCAGGACCTGGGCGTCTTCCAAAACCTGCGGGTCATCCGGGGCCGCGTGCTGCACAA CGGCGCCTACTCGCTGACGCTGCGGGACGCGGCCGTGCGGGCGCTGGGGCTCCGCGCCCTGCGGGAGATCAGCAGCGGGATGGTACTCGTCCACCACAacccccagctctgcttcctccaGAAGGTGCCCTGGGACAGCATCTTCCGCAACCCCCGCCAGCGCCTCTTCCAGACCCACAACAAGCCCCCCGAGCAGTGCG AGAGCGAGGGGCTGGTCTGCTTCCACCTCTGCACCCACGGGCACTGCTGGGGCCCCGGCCCGAGCCAGTGCGTCGCCTGCGAGCGGTTCCTGCGGGGCCAGGAGTGCGTCGCCTCCTGCAACCTCCTGGATGG AGCCGTCCGGGAGCACGCCAACGGGACGCGGTGCCTGCCATGCCACCCCGAGTGCCAGCCCCAGAACGGCACCGAGACCTGCTTTGGATCG GAGGCGGACCAGTGCGTGGCGTGTGCCCACTACAAGGACGGGCAGCAGTGCGTGCGGCGCTGCCCCAGCGGCGTCAAGGCGGACGCCTCCTTCGTGCCCGTCTGGAAGTACCCGGACGAAGACGGCgtctgccagctctgccccaccAACTGCACCCACTC GTGCACGATCCGGGATGAGGACGGCTGTCCCGTGGACCAGAAGCCAAG CCAGGTGACGTCCATCATCGCCGGCGTGGTGGGGGCTCTGCTGGTCGTCGTCCTCCTGCTCATCACCGTCGTCTGCGTGAAGCGCCGGCGGCAGCAGGAGCGGAAACACACCATGAGGCGCCTGCTGCAGGAGACCGAG CTGGTGGAGCCGCTGACGCCCAGCGGGGCCCTCCCCAACCAGGCCCAGATGCGGATCCTCAAGGAGACGGAGCTCAAGAAGGTGAAAGTCTTGGGCTCCGGCGCGTTCGGCACCGTCTATAAG GGCATCTGGATCCCCGACGGGGAGAGCGTGAAGATCCCAGTGGCCATCAAGGTCTTGCGGGAGAACACGTCACCCAAAGCCAACAAGGAGATCCTGGAC GAAGCCTACGTGATGGCGGGGGTGGGCAGCCCCTACGTGTCCCGGCTGCTGGGCATCTGCCTGACCTCCACGGTGCAGCTGGTGACGCAGCTGATGCCCTACGGCTGCCTCCTGGACTACGTGCGGGAGAACAAGGACCGCATCGGCTCCCAGGACCTGCTCAACTGGTGTGTGCAGATCGCCAAG GGGATGAGTTACCTGGAGGAGGTGCGGCTGGTGCACCGGGACCTGGCCGCTCGCAACGTCCTGGTCAAGAGCCCCAACCACGTCAAGATCACCGACTTCGGGCTGGCCCGGCTGCTCGACATCGACGAGACCGAGTACCACGCCGACGGCGGCAAG GTCCCCATCAAGTGGATGGCGCTGGAGTCCATCCTCCGCCGGCGCTTCACGCACCAGAGCGACGTCTGGAGCTATG GCGTCACCGTGTGGGAGCTGATGACCTTCGGGGCGAAGCCCTACGACGGGATCCCCGCCCGGGAGATCCCCGACCTGCTGGAGAAGGGCGAGCGGCTGCCGCAGCCGCCCATCTGCACCATCGACGTCTACATGATCATGGTGAAAT gctgGATGATTGACTCCGAGTGTCGGCCCAAGTTTCGGGAGCTGGTCACCGAGTTCTCCCGCATGGCCCGGGACCCCCAGCGCTTCGTGGTCATCCAG AACGACATGGCCGGGCTGCCCGGCTCCATCGACAGCACCTTCTACCGGGCACTGCTCGAGGAGGAGGACATGGACGACTTGGTGGACGCCGAGGAGTACCTGGTCCCTCACCAGGGCTTCTTCAGCGCCGAGACCTCCACCACCTACCGCAGCCGCATCTCCTCCTCCCGG agcacagcagagacCCCGGCCGACGCGGAGGAGGGCGAGGGCTTGGCCACCTTCCCCTTCCCGGcccaggggctggcagaggggccCGAGGGCCCCGTGCCAGAGGTGCCCGAGGGGGACGGCGGGGCCAAGGTGGCCGTGCAGAGCCCGTCGGCGCGGGAGCCCGGCACCCTGCCGCGGTACAGCGAGGATCCCACCGGGCTGGCGGCCGAGGAGAGCGAAGACCCCGAGGGCTTCACCGCGCcggccccccaccccactatGCCAG AGTACGTGAATCAGGCCGGGGAGCGGCGGtcccccccccggcacccccgcgCTCCCCCGTCCCCGCCGGACAAGCCCAAGGGGCACCAGGGTAAGAACGGGCTCATCAAGGAGGCCAAGCACCCCTTCCCGGGGCCCTTCGGCCACGCCGTGGAGAACCCCGAGTACCTGGCGCCCCCCGGGCCACCCGCCCCCTTCAGCCAGGCCTTCGACAACCCCTACTACTGGAACCAGGACCCCCCCAAGGCCGGCGGCCCCGAGGGTGGCCCCGGCACGACGCCCACGGCCGAGAACCCCGAGTACCTCGGCCTGGCCGGCCCCGACGGTGGAGCCGCGTAG